Below is a genomic region from Gasterosteus aculeatus chromosome 2, fGasAcu3.hap1.1, whole genome shotgun sequence.
CGATCAGGTAAAGACcctcacagaacacacacagacaactaaGGCGCTTTTTCTGTTGTCAAACCTTGTCTTTTCTTCACAGGTTATTCAAGTCACCTGCGATGTCAATAGCAGAGTTTCCAGTCCTGCCGATCCACGACAACGACACTGGTGGCAATTAGAGCAGGTTTTGGACCACGAAGACGTTTCCTTGTTGACCTGAAGCCTCAGAGCCTTCAAATCTAATGGCCAACGATCCTCCAGCTGGAATAAACTCATTTCTAATTGGATTTAATGGATCCACATTAGGGGACTTTTGTCTTAAGACTCGTCAAACAAAACCTCAGCGAGCATCTCCCTCAGCCTCCATCCAGGACCACAGGCAGACAGAAGCAAACCTCAGCGAGCATCTCCCTCAGCCTCCATCCAGGACCACAGGCAGACAGAAGCAAACCTCAGTGAGCATCTCCCTCAGCCTCCATCCAGgaccacagacagacagaagcaaACCTCAGGCTCACCACGCGGCCTCACCTTCAGTCCTCCATCGCTGTGCGTTTTCTCACAAATATAAGAGATTTTATTGATTCTGTTCAATGTTCCATCGGTGGAAAGCAACGACCCCTGAACCCTGGAGAGGATGACTGGTATTTTTGCACCGCTTTGTCCCAACGTCAGCGGGGTTGATGAAAGGCTCTTTGGTCAGAGATCTGAATTAGTTCTGTGCAAGAGGCTCAGAAGAGACTTTAGCCTTCATATTACATTTTCTATGGCATAAAATACGTAGTAAAATTGTGAATTTTGAAACTTTGACATGTTCTTAACACCTCCAACAAAAGAATCAGGGAACATCAACTTCTGGGTTGACTTGCCTGTGTCCCCGTAGGCCAGATTTTCTGTTGTGCTACATGATAACACGGGCTGCATAGGACCAACTCACACATGTGACGGAACCGCTGcatgaaacaaatcaaatataaaaactcCACAAAGAAGCAAAGACATTAAAAGGAGAGGCTAACAGCATTCTTTATTTCACTTACTGTCGATAAACcctatgaaaataaaacaaccttCAACAACCCAATGGTTACTACTGGAGATGGACTTTAGAACTTTACTGgctcaaaaatatacatacttTAAAAAAGGGTGAATTTTTagggactattttcagcagTGCAGTAAAGCACATGTGGGGGTCAGAATAAACCACATTGTAGGTTAATGGTATGAACACGTATATCAACGCACGTTGTTTAAGGCGAATCGTCCTCGTTGGTCAGGGGGGGAAACACTGACGACAGAGGAGCTTTGGTTCATTTGAATGGTTTTGGTTTTACTGGCACAGTGACGGAAGAAAGAGCATTTAGAGGTTGTTGGAATGTGATGAAGAAACCCGGACAACCAACGAGATCATTGAACGTTGAAGGGACCCTCTTCTTCCTGCCTTCGGCAGTAGGCGTAGTAGAGTGCCGCCGCTAACACGgctaacagcagcagcaggcggatCAGCTTCCACGCGCGGCCTCCAGGCGGCGTGTCCAGCGGCCCGGAGCGCCCTGCGCCGTGATTGGCTGTTCGGTTAGCGACGGGGGACCTGAAGCGCGGGAGTTGAGATGAGATTTACTCCAGCGGACAGACTGCCTTGCGATGGCGCACCGCTCGTTAATCATACACACTCACCCGGTTTCCTGGCCGGACTCCTCGTCCTCATCGGGCTCAATGTTGCCTCTTCGCTTGAGCCTGAATGGAGGAGAACTTTATCTACTCATGCAGAACACAGCTCCACCGGCCCACGGTCTCGGCGTTGGCAAGGAGCGGACTACACTTACTGAGCACTGTACAACATTCTTGGTACACACCTTTATGTTTCCCAGCAGCCACGGCTGCTCGGGGTGGTTTTCTGCTCTAATGAGCAAATGTTAGGTTGCTCAACTGTTTTACTAAGACGATGACATTAGTGTCCCACAGATACTGTTTCATCAGGATGCAGAGTCATTATTTTAGCTACTGCAGAGGTGTAACACAACGCTCGCTCTTATTAAATATTGCTATCTAGCCATTATAAAATGAATCTTCTAAACCTCATCAAACATGTActtttttacaataaatcagTTGAAATGATGAAGGCGCTTTCAATAGGTAGTACAAAATGTAAACCATCCTATGCATATTATATACTTGGGTCCTAAGGAGAGTACAGACTTTCTCTTGATCATAGCAACCGCCTCAACAACGACTCATTGATTGACATGCAGACAAATCAGTGTGGAATTGACCAACAAACCAAACGTAGGAGGTTATGTGCTCCGtcatgtgagtgagtgtgcaccTCTGTGTCCACGGATAATCTCCAGCCTATCAAAATGTTTGAAGACAAAAGGCAGTATATATAtcttgtctatgtgtgtgttaggCGTGTACTCACATGTCGGACTCTTGTCTAACCTGTGGGAATGAAAGCAGTAGAGTTTGGAAGATCATTTACGGTCGCGCAGCAGAGGAATTTGCCACGGAGGAACACGACAGGGACTCACCGGACTGTGGTATGTGATGTAGGTTATTTCCTCTGCTGcgaagaaaacaacacacaacttATTGTATCTTTGGGACGGGAACATttagaaatgaatagtgaaccCTACATGGCAGATTTGACGAGGTAACGTATTGGCCAGCCTCAAGGCAAGTGAACGTCTTCCCTCGCGCCGATGTATGTGGCCTGTAATATCTGCATCACATGTTAGACAGAGAAACAAATGAACACCCTGCTTTTCCTGcagctttttccacatttaccttgagaaaacatttttatccaaagcgacttccaatAGGTGGATTCAACCAAGAGGGAACAGACTCAAAACAAGCATCACAAAATCTCTTCAAGAAAgcaaactacaaagtgctacAAGTAACTGCTGCGCCAAGTGCTAATAAAGTGCTACCGAGTCCAGGTAGAGTTCTTCCCGGTGGGTTTTCGGTTTGGCTTTCTGCGGTCCTGGTCTCATTGGGGAGCTCAATCCACCGTTTAGGAGCCAGGACACCAAACAGTGGTGATGTTGAGTGTTCAGCTCtctgtgagggagggagggaacgtACGGtgtgaccatgtcctggatgcaCACCTGATCAGGCTGCTGCAAGGTACCAATGTTTCTAACGGGTGGGGGCTTTAATCGGTAACCAGTCAAGGTAGCGGGCTGGAGCAGATCCTGAGACACAGTTCCTGAATGGTGGAAAtcaggatctggtggttgactgtgtcaaatgcagcagaaaggttgacaaggacagaggagagggaggctgcTTTGGCAGCGTGGGGTTGCTCAGAGACACCAAGTCTCTGTTGAGTGCCTTGACGCCTGACTGGAGAAGGTCAAGAAGACTGTTATGCCTCAttggaggagagttggttaaagatggACGTTTAGGAAAGAAAGAGCAGAAGAGAAACAGGCCTGTTAACTTCAGACGGCTTGAGGCTGGCTTTCATCAGCAGAGTTGGGAAACAGACGGTTGAGAGGAAAGTGTTGATAAGacgggtgaggaaaggaaggtcAGGAGCAATAGACTGAACAATGAGAGACGGGATGGGGTCAAGGGGGCAGTGGTTTGGCGAGGTGAGAACCTGGTTGGTCACACTGGGTGTCTGTGGCGAGTTGAGATGTATGATTGAGAAACAGTGCGTCGAAGGGAGGGCTGATAAGacagaggaggccagagaggaaggagagagggagcgaatggtACGACGGACAGTCACAGGCAGTTGATGCGATACGGATGTCAGATTGAGTGAGGTGGAGAAAGTCAGAGATAAAGTAGTGGTCAGTGATATGAACTGGAGTTACAGTTTGATGTAGAGCAGTTTCAGCTGAAGATGTACTGAAGTCAAGGGGTTTGTGAGTAGGAGGGGAGGGAAAAGAAGCCTGATGGATTGTTGTATCTGAAGTCAGTCAGGCATCGTCGATTCCGCCTCCCCTGAGAGGTCACGAGCCGGACGGATCAAATCGCAGCTGAAGAACCTGGACACGCAACCAGGCTCACATTCACAGCCGATTTCAGTCACCAATTCACTTATTCAGTCTGACTGAGGTAGCGCGAGTACTCGAGTACCCAGGATCTCGTTGCTGGGAGGCAACAGTGGTAACGCCCACACCCCCGTGCTGCCCCTCAAATACCTTTGGTTCATTCCCATCTGTGTTAGAGAAACTCCACCTTGAGTGGGCGGTGGCGTACGGCGTAAGCAAGTGCCCCCTTGTTCTTCCTTTCTAATGTAAGAACACGCGTCAACCTTTTCTTGCCATGTTTTACTATTTTAAAAGAAGATTGAAAGGAAGAAGTTCACTTGCCTGGCGGCTGGCCATCCATTAGACCcgaccaaacaaaacaaaatgcccTTTGGTTTCTGTCCACAGCCCGTAGAACACACTGCAGAACGTGTGCTACTAAGCGGACGTTTACTGAGGCACACATGCTTTTTGAACCAGCAGACTAAGGAGCCTCCTACCTTCCTCCCTGTAGAAGGTCTTATCAGGTGAAGGTACCGCAGCAGCCTTCTCCATGGCCACCTCAAGCTTCTTCTCATACAGCTTTCGAGTTGAGTCTGCAACCACACCAACACAAATTGTGCAGAATAAAATTAAgaagttaaaatgaaaaatgtttgatGACACTGGAAAAAGTTTGTTTCATTTGATTGTAGAATAATTTTAACTAATGTTTAAAAACCTGACAGATACACaggtatatatacacatgtgtgtgtgtgtgtgtgtatattatatatatatatatatatatatattatacatatacacacacacacacacacacgcacacacatcatttAGTTTATAATGTGAATACATTGAACGTAACAAAACAACATCTAGCACAATTATTGTGTAACAAAGACTGGTTGAAACATGTTTTCATAAGTCAAACCCAGCGATGAGATGTAGAAGGTGCTATGATGTGTATTTCTGAGGAGCATCTCAGGAGGATCATCATGTCCTCCACGCTCTCCTTACCGACTACGGGCCCATGTTTGATGCCATATTCACCAAGCAGCTTGCTGATCTCACTATTACTCTTCTCACTCAGAGACATCTGCGGATGGATCAGAATACAGATCAGACGGACGGACACGATGGAGCGGCAGAAAGGGGCGGGGACTAGTGACGTCACCCAGCTGCCAAACGTCACAGACAAACGATCGGAGCGCAAACCAGTTTACGAGAGTTAACGTTAGTTTACAACATTTTGAAAGTCCGAGAAAGCGAGTTGGAGCCTAAACTCCATTAATGTGAGAACCCCTAGTTGCTCTTTATGCTGCGTGGTTTGTGGCGCGTAATAAAACGCTTTAATGTTTCCATGAATATGTTACTAAATAGCGCGAGCGACACACGCCGGCATTCAGTCGAGCGGCCGCGGCTGTGGACGCGAGGTCGGCTCGTTTACCTTCGGGTCCCGTGCGAGGCGGCGTGAGGAAGCGGGACGGGGCCGCGGGGGAGGACCTGCTGCCCGGATCCGGACACGCCTTCTCCCGGTCTCCGCCTGCTCCGGGGCCGCGTTCCGTTTAGCTGTGGCTGTGTGTCCTTAGGGACGCGGCCCACCatgtcccagcatgcagtgcgggccgacGAGGATTTCATTTATTCACGACGGAGGCGGGTGATCCGACAGCGCGGAAGAGTTCACTCTTAAATGTAATAGATGCACTAAGTATATAATTATTATCTACCGATAGAAATGTTCTaatatataacatcacatcttagtttatGAAAGTTactatcacccccccccccccacacacagcccGTGACCCAGACTATCACCTGAACCCCCCCTTGTCcgtgctgctgcccccccccacacagcccGTGACCCAGACTATCACCTGAACCCCCCCTGGTCcgtgctgctgcccccccccccccccacacagcccGTGACCCAGACTATCACCTGAACCCCCCCTTGTCcgtgctgctgcccccccccacacagcccGTGACCCAGACTATCACCTGAACCCCCCCTGGTCcgtgctgctgcccccccccccacacagcccGTGACCCAGACTATCACCTGAACCCCCCTGGTCCGTCTCACGTGGTGGGGGTCTTGTGACGCTCTGGACCTCTTGTCAGAGTTGATGGAGCCGTGAATTGTGTTCTCTACCAGAACAGCCTGGAGGACAATGGCCGTTTGTGACCTCAAGCTGAAGGTTTGGGTTCTGCACCGGGACAATGAGCAGGTCCACTGGGACAATGAGCAGGTCCACCTAGCTAAGGTCTGGACTCAGACCTGTTTGAGATGCTGTGGTACCTTTAACATGCTCAAACCTTCCTATGTGGGGACCTGTTACGTCCCTTGTCTTCATATTGTCTCCGTCTCAGGAGAACGCGGCTCTCCAGCCGCTGAGACAAGCTGCGGTGCATCAGGCGATCAGCGGCGCCTACATTACATTCACCCGTCTCTTCTTTCCAGCGCCGTGTCCTCCGGTGGCGGAGACTCACCATGAGCTTCTGTAGGGTTCGATTTATTTCAACAATTTTGGCCTTTAAGACCCTGATGTCATCAAACTGGAAACGGTTCAATAAAGAACATTATGTTAGTTGACGCTCGCCTGTGTTATAACGTTTACTGTATATACACAGTACATCAAAAAGGAGGTGTGGACCTATTTCGTGCTGGACAGTCTCGATGTCTTTCCATCATCTCGGACCTCAGCTTCTCAACCACAAAGATCTATAGATTATTTAATGTTATTAGCACTGAAATATTAATTGAATTAATCTAGAAATACAGAAACCTAAGACATGACACTTCTGAACCTGTaggtttcattttttattttacaaaaacataGTGACTAATATTCTGGGATTGATGTGGAGCATTAAACGTTTATTGATATATCACTCATGAAAATATAATCCAAGAATAAAGCGAGTCACTACTCTGACGTCTTGGGACAAATAGTGAAGGTGCCATCAGGAACATGATCACGTAGAAAGCGGCTGGCCGGAGGGTCAAAGACATGATGTTTGAGGTTCCTCTCCTGCAGCGGCCTCTGGAGGAAGAACCCGTGTCGGCCCGACCAGGAGCACGAGCGTTCCAGGACGGGCGTCGGATCCTCAGCGGGACTCTGGCCGCGTAGCAGTTACATAAGGACACATTCGACTGAACTCACCTTTACCTGCTTTGGATTTGTCACGATTTAGAGTTCAATAAGACACAGAAACAGCCAGAAGAATACTTAGACAACTTTATTGTGTATGAAAATACTGTTTTACAAACACTTTGAAGCCTTTTTTAAATTGGGACaagattatttatatatattttttgttctgAAAGAGCtagaaggacagagggagaaaacaaagcaACAGCTGTTCTCTTGTGGACCGTTTCCTTTTACGTTACGTGATAATACTCATCTTCATCAGTCCAGAAGAACATCAGAAACTTCCCTTTTTAAAACATCGGCCTTTCTGAATCAGTTTTACAACCTGATGAACACGCAGATCGCATGTTGTGTGCCGTTAACACAGCAGCCGTGTTCATAGAGCAGACAGACCAGTAAGCTACCGTGAACCTCCCTATTCTAATCCATGTGGCGGCTTTAAGTGCATAAAAGTGGAGCACGCTAGCAGGTCAAGCAGCCGCGTTAGTTAAGAGCGCCATGAAAGCGGCGTGCTGCAGTGAACCCGTGCTGAGCAATCGTAGAACGGGACAACTGAAGACCGCGCGTCGGTTCAGCCCATTGTTCATAGAAAACTGAATCCATCGTTTATGAATGTTAGAGAAGCTCCTCCAGTGTAAACCGTGGCCTTCATCCAATGCTGCTGGGGCCACGCTGCTGCTACGCTAACCAATCGCTGCTCACCAGTTCAGACCGCTCGGCTAATGACGGGAACAAACAACAAGGCGCATCTTTTCCACGTTAAACTTACTGAAGGATGCGATTAGGCAGAAAAACAAATCGACTCTGAAGAGCGCAACATGTGTCCATGCCTTCATCTGAGGGAGGGTCAGGACCACGTGTTGACCTGAGGGTAAACACTGATGCAGGACACGGTTTTCTACGGAGTTATAAGACAGAAATGTGTAAAACAGGAGGGACTTGAAGTCGTAAACAATGGTGGGTTAGACTCTAGATAGACGCTCAGTGGTTGAGGAAGGCGATGGTGGCTTCTCAGACGTTTATGTGGTAGGGGCTGCCGGGGATGTGCTCGTCTCCCCACTTGACCACCAGGATGTACTCGCCCTTCTCTTTCAGCTGGTAGCTGACGTTGTACAAGCGGTTGCCCAGATGTTTGACTAGGATCTCCTCACAGGGGACCTTGGGACCGTCCACGCCGACCAGGAGCATGTTACGACCTGAGCGTGGAGACAGAGCAGATCAATATGGCCGCCGGTTTCAACTCGTAATGCTTCATTATCACAGTTGAATTCACAGAAAATGAAATCGACCAAGACTGCAGACTACGTGTTGCTGTCAGCCGTTAGCGGGATAGAATTCAGTCGGTAACGCGTGTACCTCGTACTTTACTGAGCGCCACCTGAAAGCAGAAGAATCACCATCCCACACCTGCTTTGCTGCAGTCGACACTGAAGCTGTTCTTCTGGCCGACAAAGGCCTTGCTCAGGCCCGGCCCCTTGGCCGTCACCTTGCTGGCATCGGACTTAGTGGGAGCTCCCTGCTGAGAACAGCTGATGGCCCGGGTCACGGGGTCGACCATGACAGAAGACGTCTCGTGCATGCTGTGGCTGGACACCAGCTTGGAACCTGGAAGCCAGAGTGGAAGTTCTCAGGTCTCAGGGGGATTCACACAGTTTTGGTCCTGCTTGCCTAAAGAAAGAGTTCCTCACCAGTGATCTTTGCTTTGAAGGGGCTCCCGCCGATGTGGTAGGGGCCGCCGTATTTGATGGAAATCAAGTAGTTGCCAGGAGCCATTGGGGTGTACGTGACCCTGTAGCCCTCGGGGCACTCCACACAATCCATCTTCACCTTGGAGGGCCCATCGATGGTCACCGCTAAAGCACCAGGACCCGCTTTGCTCGTGTTCACCACAAATTCACACGCAGTTCCTGGGGGCAGAAAATGAGGACTGGTCCAGTAGGTCCAACAGGACTGGGGACGAGACGGCTCTGAGAGGGGCAGCGGGTTACCTGTGGTGCCTCCCTCCAGCCCCGGCCCGTAGGCCGACACCATGCCGGGGTCTCCGGCCTGGCCCGTTTCTCCCACTCGGATCTTAAACGGACTTCCAGGGATGTGACTTCCATTGAACTTCACATCGATCAGATAGAGGCCGTTCTCTCTGGGGATGAACCGAACTGCGTACTTATCTGGACAGACGGGAGGGGAAGAGTACGTAAAGGTGCCTTTGGTGAGCGTGGCCGCCGACTCTGCGTCTCCGCGGTTACCTTGGTCTATCTCGGTGACGCAGCACTCTTCCAGAGCTCCAGACGGACTGTGGACCTTTGCGTCGATCGCCCCTTTGGCTCCGTTCAGGCTGACGGCAAACGACGCCGGCTGGTTCACCTTCAAACCCGACTCCTGCTCGACAACACATACTCACACGCTCAACTCTGCGTCACCAAACGGCCGGACGTCTCCTCCCGCCGGCCGAGCACGACAATCACAGATCAGTCCATCACCACAGACAACACCTACCTGCAGGCGGCTAACAGGGCTAAAGAGGAGGGCTGTGCAGCACAGGAAGCAGTTATTAGTGAGAGGACAAAAGCCAGTTTGGACAGTGGGACTGAGCACGTCTGTAAGTGTAAGTTCATGTGGATCACAGTAGACCAACATGAGGAGAAAGACTCATTTGACTAAACCTGCAGAAAAAAATAGCtggaataaaaatgtgaaatgttttgtttttattccgtCTATTTAGTTTCTTTGTGGCGGTGTTTCCATGTGTGAGGGAGCCCATGTCAGACCTCTTTAACCCTTCAGCGCCCCGTATCACTTCTACAGGTGGGAGGCTGTTGGCAGCCTTTAGAATGAGGcacgagaaacacacacagtcctctAGTGTCCCAGAAGCCTTTGCACCGCCTGacaatgcagcagcagcagctctcacGCCTCCTAAAACATCCACTTCCGCTTTGTACCGCAAACAGAACTcccactgctgctgcagctgcattgAGGCAGCGCGCTGCGgcctggcgtgtgtgtgtgtctcagagcCTCACCTGAAGACTGGCCACAGTGAGGCGCCGCGCGTCATCGGACGGCGAGGCCACGGGGACCACGAAGGGGCTGTCGGGGACGTGCTCGTCATTGAAGCGGATCGACACCTCGTAGTCTCCTACAGGAAACAGGCGTCGGGTCAGAAAGTCACAACCACGCGTGGCCCAAACGTTTGGTAACAAGACAAACTGATTCATCGTCCTCATCGTTTCATCCGCGCATTGACCCCCCTTCTCTCACCGGGCTCCTGCACCATGTAGGACACTCCACTGGACCCGTCTTTGCGGTCCTCGAAGGCAATTTCGGCCTTGCTCGGCCCCTCCACAGCAATACTGAGACCTCCGGCGCCGGCCTCCCGCGTCCAGATACTGAACTCGgctacacacacccacacacacggcCGGGTCAGGTTGGCGGTGCAGAAGAACACGTGTGCACTGATGGTccagcccccacacacactaaccTGGCACTCCGGCTTCGGCTCTCTCCAGGCCCGGCCCTCCGGCACGGACCTTGTGAGCGCCGCCCTCCCCCAGGGGGCCCACGGTAAACTGGAACGGGCTG
It encodes:
- the LOC120829650 gene encoding uncharacterized protein LOC120829650 isoform X1; amino-acid sequence: MSLSEKSNSEISKLLGEYGIKHGPVVDSTRKLYEKKLEVAMEKAAAVPSPDKTFYREEAEEITYITYHSPVRQESDMLKRRGNIEPDEDEESGQETGSPVANRTANHGAGRSGPLDTPPGGRAWKLIRLLLLLAVLAAALYYAYCRRQEEEGPFNVQ
- the LOC120829650 gene encoding uncharacterized protein LOC120829650 isoform X2 gives rise to the protein MSLSEKSNSEISKLLGEYGIKHGPVVDSTRKLYEKKLEVAMEKAAAVPSPDKTFYREEEEITYITYHSPVRQESDMLKRRGNIEPDEDEESGQETGSPVANRTANHGAGRSGPLDTPPGGRAWKLIRLLLLLAVLAAALYYAYCRRQEEEGPFNVQ